The genomic stretch GATCGCCGACTTCGCCGCGCCGTAGTTCGTCTGCCCGGGGTTGCCGAAGAGCCCGGCGCCCGACGTGAACGTGACCACGCGGCCGTAGCGCTGCTCGCGCATGAACGGCGCCGCGTGGCGCAGGCAGTTGAACGTGCCCTTCAGGTGCACGGCGAGGACGGCGTCGAACTCCTCCTCGCTCATGTTGAAGACCATGCGATCGCGGATGATGCCGGCGCACGTGACCAGCACGTCGATGCGACCGAAGCGCGCGATCGCGGTCTCGATGATGCGCTTGGCGGCGTCCCACTCGGCGACCGACTCGGTGCTGGCCACGGCCTCGCCGCCCGCCGCCTCGATCTCGCGCACGACGTCGAAGGCCGGGCCGCTCGACGGCTGCGAGCCGTCCAGCCCCACCCCGTAGTCGTTCACCACGACCTTCGCCCCGGCGTCGGCCAGCGCGCGCGCGACGCCGCGGCCGATGCCGCGGCCCGCGCCCGTCACCACCGCGACGCGGCCGGCGAGCATGTCTCCCATGTCGAGCGTCCCTCCCGAGCCGCGGGTCATAGCCCGCACGCGCGGCGGCGCTCAACCCGCGGCGCGGTCAGGCGTGACGCAGGAGCACGACCGCGTGGGCGGGAACGTCGCAGGCGGCGGTCGGACGCCGATGCGACGCCGGATCGGCCGTGTCGACCTCGACCCGCCAGCCGCCGCGCCCGCCGAGCACCGGCAGCACGAACGTGCAGGTCTCGTCGCCGCCGTTGAGGAGCAGCATCACCGAGTCGCCGTCGACCGGCCGCCCGCGCGCGTCGCGCTCCTCGCTCGCCGCGCCGTGCACGAGGAGCCCGAGGCAGCGGCGGTCGGCGTCGTGCCAGTCGTCGCCGCGCATCTCGGCGCCGTCGGGCCGCAGCCAGGCGACGTCCTTGGTCCCGCCCTGCGTC from bacterium encodes the following:
- a CDS encoding SDR family oxidoreductase encodes the protein MGDMLAGRVAVVTGAGRGIGRGVARALADAGAKVVVNDYGVGLDGSQPSSGPAFDVVREIEAAGGEAVASTESVAEWDAAKRIIETAIARFGRIDVLVTCAGIIRDRMVFNMSEEEFDAVLAVHLKGTFNCLRHAAPFMREQRYGRVVTFTSGAGLFGNPGQTNYGAAKSAIGGLTKVAARDLGRYGVTVNAVSPVAGTRMTVTEAYLKGRELRKQQGIVREDRGTGDIEHLDPDDVAPMVVYLASEYASAVNGQFFLCWGSAIALLSQPRLVQTLYKDGVWTLDELDRLAPSTVLAGVKNPAPAKE